In Nitrososphaerota archaeon, one genomic interval encodes:
- a CDS encoding LSM domain-containing protein translates to MEIEYGKRPLAVIQKHLNQVIKVTLKNDTSYEGKMVDCDNYMNLVIEKAVEYHGNDKKAGYASILIRGNNILYIQLSSQ, encoded by the coding sequence ATGGAAATAGAATATGGTAAGAGACCTTTAGCAGTAATCCAAAAACATTTAAATCAAGTAATCAAAGTGACATTGAAAAATGACACTTCTTATGAAGGGAAAATGGTTGATTGTGATAATTATATGAATCTTGTAATAGAAAAAGCTGTAGAGTATCATGGTAATGATAAAAAAGCTGGTTATGCAAGTATTTTAATAAGAGGAAATAATATTTTATATATTCAGCTTTCTTCACAATAA
- a CDS encoding methionine adenosyltransferase: MPNILIEKLYQKPVEEQKTEFVERKGLGHPDFLIDTACEAVSVALSKYYLDNFGQILHHNVDKGLLVGGRANPFFGGGVIEEPIYILVAGRVTTEVNYKNEKNTIPYGSLIISSIKQVIKENFRFLDPEKHVIIDYKVKPGSRELKNIVESKEKMPLANDTSYGVGFAPLSKVEKLVYNTERLINSKEFKSKIPESGEDCKVMGVRNKDKIVLTIADGIVSHLTKDLDHYISVKEEIREKVLDLACKLVPDKEIEVYINTADKIAKDSKKSKVYLTVTGTSAEAGDDGNTGRGNRANGLITPARQMSLEACAGKNPVSHVGKIYNVAAELIAKKIYEEVKGIQEVYVKLVSQIGKPIDKPLLSSVQLITENNIPFRSIKYEVKEIVKNELKSITNITQLVLNRKIQLF; encoded by the coding sequence TTGCCCAATATATTAATTGAAAAATTATATCAAAAACCTGTTGAAGAACAAAAAACAGAATTTGTTGAAAGGAAAGGATTAGGCCATCCAGATTTTTTAATAGATACTGCTTGTGAAGCTGTTAGTGTAGCTTTAAGCAAATATTATTTAGATAATTTTGGTCAAATATTGCATCATAATGTTGATAAAGGATTATTAGTAGGAGGGAGAGCAAATCCTTTTTTTGGAGGAGGAGTTATTGAGGAACCAATTTATATTCTAGTAGCGGGCAGGGTTACAACAGAAGTAAATTATAAAAATGAAAAGAATACTATACCTTATGGAAGCTTAATAATTTCTTCTATTAAACAAGTTATAAAAGAGAATTTTAGATTTTTAGATCCTGAAAAACATGTTATAATAGATTATAAAGTTAAACCAGGTTCAAGAGAATTAAAAAATATTGTAGAATCAAAAGAAAAAATGCCATTAGCAAATGATACTTCTTATGGAGTTGGCTTTGCTCCTCTTTCCAAAGTTGAAAAACTTGTATATAATACTGAGAGATTAATAAATTCAAAAGAATTTAAATCCAAAATACCTGAAAGTGGAGAAGATTGTAAAGTAATGGGCGTGAGGAATAAAGATAAAATAGTATTAACAATTGCTGATGGAATTGTAAGTCATTTAACTAAAGATTTGGATCATTATATATCTGTAAAAGAAGAAATTAGAGAGAAAGTTTTAGATTTAGCATGCAAACTTGTTCCTGATAAAGAAATAGAAGTTTATATAAATACAGCTGATAAAATAGCAAAAGATTCTAAAAAAAGTAAAGTATACTTAACAGTAACAGGAACTTCTGCAGAAGCTGGAGATGATGGAAACACAGGGAGAGGAAATAGAGCTAATGGTTTAATAACACCTGCTAGACAAATGTCTCTTGAAGCTTGTGCAGGTAAAAATCCTGTGTCTCATGTTGGCAAAATATATAATGTTGCTGCTGAATTAATAGCAAAGAAGATATATGAAGAAGTGAAAGGTATACAAGAAGTATATGTTAAACTTGTAAGTCAAATAGGTAAACCAATAGATAAACCATTGTTATCTTCTGTGCAATTAATTACAGAAAACAATATTCCATTTAGATCTATAAAATATGAAGTTAAAGAAATAGTTAAAAATGAATTGAAAAGTATAACAAATATTACTCAACTTGTATTAAATAGAAAAATACAATTATTCTAA
- a CDS encoding extracellular solute-binding protein: MNRKKKIKKKNNKNKILILTLIFIIALIALAIFYEIFKPEKVSNKIVIYTLQGFMKIGPNSKEGEEAFFNGFKKKYDVEIEVKYFPNVTIMLDSVINGKLPSPDIFLGIDNILLIKAKKNNLLQAYKPEKINEIHSWLIDYLDKDFYSIPFSYVPLAIIINERNIPENYKQLLDNPGILTLSDKRISSHIVLMDPNKVELGLHFFALQNFLYEKILNKNWIEWWERIKGNVNIKDTLGKAYDYLLSGEKEIFILIGTSTDPIFIYEMNNTLDYFSAKPFYENNKAYSWIKVNGVSIAKNAKNPELAKKYIEYILSFDVQKYLYEGDWVYPANKNIEMPESYFKIFQIKDFEPLNIFVSQNDIEKIFDKIKEWNKIFIEK, encoded by the coding sequence TTGAATAGAAAGAAGAAAATAAAAAAGAAAAATAATAAAAATAAGATATTAATTTTAACTTTAATATTTATTATAGCTTTAATAGCGTTAGCTATTTTTTATGAAATATTTAAACCAGAGAAAGTTAGTAATAAAATTGTAATATATACTTTACAAGGATTTATGAAAATAGGTCCCAATTCAAAAGAAGGGGAAGAAGCTTTCTTTAATGGATTTAAGAAAAAATACGATGTTGAAATTGAAGTTAAATATTTTCCAAATGTAACAATAATGTTAGATAGCGTAATAAATGGAAAATTGCCGAGTCCAGATATTTTCCTTGGAATAGATAATATTTTATTAATTAAAGCGAAGAAAAACAATTTACTTCAAGCATATAAACCAGAAAAAATAAATGAAATACATAGCTGGCTTATTGATTATTTAGATAAGGATTTCTATTCTATTCCTTTCTCTTATGTTCCTTTAGCAATAATAATTAATGAAAGAAATATTCCAGAAAATTATAAACAATTATTAGATAATCCAGGAATATTAACACTTTCGGACAAAAGGATAAGTTCACATATTGTATTAATGGATCCAAATAAAGTTGAACTTGGTTTGCATTTTTTTGCATTACAAAATTTTCTTTATGAAAAGATTTTAAATAAAAATTGGATTGAATGGTGGGAAAGAATAAAAGGGAATGTAAATATAAAAGATACATTAGGAAAAGCATATGATTACTTGCTTAGTGGAGAAAAAGAAATATTCATTTTAATAGGTACTTCTACTGACCCAATATTTATTTATGAAATGAATAACACATTAGATTATTTTTCAGCTAAACCATTTTATGAAAATAATAAAGCATATAGTTGGATTAAAGTAAATGGAGTTAGTATAGCTAAAAATGCAAAAAATCCAGAATTAGCTAAAAAATATATAGAGTATATTTTATCTTTTGATGTTCAAAAATATCTTTATGAAGGAGATTGGGTTTATCCAGCTAATAAAAATATTGAAATGCCAGAAAGCTATTTTAAAATTTTTCAAATAAAAGATTTTGAACCTTTAAACATTTTTGTTTCACAAAATGATATAGAAAAGATATTTGATAAAATTAAGGAATGGAATAAAATATTCATTGAAAAATAA
- a CDS encoding secondary thiamine-phosphate synthase enzyme YjbQ, whose product MATYFYEERISTKGENDIIDITDLASSIIKKSDIKNGLINIFIPGSTGAVTTIEYEPGLCEHDLPEALNRIAPKNAKYMHHLRWEDDNGHSHVRASIIGPSLTIPIKNGKLVLGTWQQIVFLELDTRPRDRRIVFTIIGE is encoded by the coding sequence ATGGCTACATATTTTTATGAAGAAAGAATTTCAACAAAAGGAGAAAATGATATAATAGATATAACCGATTTAGCTAGTAGTATTATTAAGAAGTCTGATATAAAAAATGGTTTAATTAATATTTTTATTCCTGGATCTACTGGTGCAGTTACAACTATAGAATATGAACCTGGGCTTTGCGAGCATGATTTACCTGAAGCACTTAATAGGATTGCTCCAAAAAATGCTAAATATATGCATCATTTGAGATGGGAGGATGATAATGGTCATTCGCATGTAAGAGCTTCTATAATTGGACCAAGTTTAACTATTCCAATAAAAAATGGAAAATTAGTTTTAGGTACTTGGCAGCAAATTGTATTTCTAGAACTTGACACTAGACCTAGAGATAGAAGAATTGTATTTACAATAATAGGCGAATAA